Proteins encoded by one window of Terriglobia bacterium:
- a CDS encoding DUF1573 domain-containing protein — translation MKKNLLLLIGVLSFFLVFFLAPVIRAGDNPLETQLRARVTEFWTAWSRGETEKVNLLVREGDRQAFANVRRYEIKEFKIESVQFGSDSKSAVVRTHITRTFPTSATPLVWTLENQWVYEKGDWYLQFAQNKQPAGQEGEGPSLFRSGPTPSQPPPPNDIVFDSTTYDFGAVTASASLQHVFSFENRGKRTLRLVRLASPCQGQLVTPSQCAGVVAHSDASFFAPGTKGKIEARWQNALTPQKVDQAVELYFSNGQSFSLRFVGTVTESKAPKP, via the coding sequence ATGAAAAAAAATCTGTTGCTCCTTATAGGCGTGTTGAGCTTCTTTCTCGTTTTTTTCCTGGCCCCCGTAATTCGCGCCGGGGACAATCCCCTGGAAACGCAACTCCGCGCCCGGGTGACCGAGTTTTGGACGGCTTGGTCCCGGGGTGAGACCGAAAAAGTGAATCTTCTGGTCCGGGAGGGAGATCGCCAGGCTTTCGCCAATGTTCGACGATACGAGATCAAGGAGTTTAAGATTGAGTCCGTGCAGTTTGGCTCGGATTCCAAGTCCGCCGTGGTAAGGACACACATCACGCGGACTTTTCCGACGTCGGCGACACCTCTCGTTTGGACGCTCGAAAATCAATGGGTTTATGAAAAGGGGGATTGGTACCTTCAATTCGCACAGAACAAACAGCCTGCGGGCCAGGAGGGAGAGGGTCCCTCCCTTTTCCGGTCCGGTCCGACCCCTTCCCAGCCGCCGCCTCCAAACGACATCGTCTTTGATTCCACAACTTACGATTTCGGGGCCGTGACGGCCAGCGCCTCGCTTCAACATGTTTTTTCATTTGAGAACCGGGGGAAGCGGACCCTGAGACTGGTCCGCTTGGCTTCGCCCTGCCAGGGACAGCTCGTTACCCCTTCACAGTGCGCTGGAGTGGTGGCCCATTCCGACGCCTCCTTCTTTGCGCCGGGGACAAAAGGAAAGATCGAAGCGCGGTGGCAGAATGCCTTGACCCCTCAGAAGGTGGACCAAGCCGTCGAGCTTTACTTCAGTAATGGCCAGTCTTTTAGTCTCCGTTTTGTGGGCACCGTCACAGAGTCGAAGGCGCCGAAACCGTAA
- a CDS encoding IPT/TIG domain-containing protein: MHLRNLHSKSHRWTRVTCIAFACLAWAVLTPAQTQNTVYFADIVHGGSGSPFQTILQLFNASDQGVTGTLSIFQDNGAPFNLGLKDSQTGNALTPTSPGVFSVSIPARGVKAVVTTGSQSVQAGWVQVTSTSSKLNGNVVFQQLDSVGNLLSQTGVGNSPAISSLTGFLEKSSTVNTGIALANPSSTATVQVTLQVTGPDGLVTLSPFTFSLAPLQHIAQFLEQFPPFANVGGTVGTLAVSASGNIIGTFLRQDRGQLTTVPLFAGTALVPTILSISPTSGSTDTTVTITGASFDTNNIASNHVTFNGVNALVVSGTATTLVVTVPPGLPAQTVPVVVTANGGSSNSVNFTATAGFAVPVINSLDPPAVLAGSDTTNVTINGANFGTVQEGAAVRFGASATTFTNPALQVVSSTKAIMTLTSDLLGQVGSFFVTFVNPRNSLFNDNLSNPMSFQVSNQIATQPPTITSVDPTSAHVGERVTIAGTNFDPINTSNNIVRFNGVQAASLLSATGTQIAVAVPGGATTGPLTVTTSGLTSNAVNFTVLLPLALRTIPVGAAPAKVAIDPVLNQALVTDSNPGSISSGATNAVTFVDIASASVLTTISVAAENPLGIAIFGRQAFVANFPGLTPTRNLSVLNLDARTFQALIDVSSLGGRPFNLAVDSANGNAVITDNSLHVGVLNFATGQTVSFLVSTPYDVAIYNPSPTVDWALISDFSEGKLVIFDLLTQTQKTTIAVGRSPQGIAVNPGTGLAVVANSGDNTVSIVNLNTLTVVGTVTVGSSPNYAAVDTTRNRAVVTNNLDGSISVIDLTSKAVTATLSTGGNNPTGVAISPNANLALVTNQGSGTLAFIALP; encoded by the coding sequence ATGCACCTAAGAAATTTGCATTCAAAGTCTCATCGCTGGACAAGGGTGACGTGCATCGCTTTCGCATGCTTGGCTTGGGCGGTCCTCACACCGGCTCAGACTCAGAATACCGTCTATTTTGCGGACATCGTCCACGGCGGCTCGGGCTCACCGTTCCAGACAATTCTCCAATTGTTCAATGCGTCAGACCAGGGGGTGACGGGAACCCTCAGTATATTTCAGGACAACGGAGCGCCTTTCAATCTGGGTCTCAAAGACTCTCAGACCGGTAATGCCTTGACGCCCACTTCACCTGGGGTATTCAGTGTTTCAATTCCCGCGCGGGGTGTGAAAGCCGTTGTCACGACGGGCTCCCAGTCGGTACAGGCAGGCTGGGTCCAGGTGACTTCCACGTCCTCTAAATTGAATGGCAATGTCGTATTTCAACAACTGGACAGCGTGGGGAATCTTCTGTCTCAGACGGGGGTAGGGAACTCGCCTGCCATCTCCTCTCTAACAGGTTTCCTGGAGAAGTCCTCCACCGTGAATACAGGCATCGCATTGGCGAATCCATCTTCAACCGCGACGGTGCAGGTCACCCTCCAGGTCACGGGGCCCGATGGGCTGGTCACACTCAGCCCATTTACCTTTTCTCTTGCTCCCCTTCAACACATTGCGCAGTTCCTGGAACAGTTTCCACCGTTTGCGAACGTGGGAGGCACGGTGGGCACCCTGGCCGTCTCGGCAAGTGGGAACATCATCGGAACGTTTTTGAGGCAGGATCGGGGCCAGCTGACCACCGTCCCGCTATTCGCTGGAACGGCGCTGGTTCCCACCATCCTCAGCATCTCTCCTACTTCGGGCAGTACAGACACCACGGTCACCATCACCGGAGCGAGTTTTGATACCAACAATATTGCCAGCAACCATGTGACCTTCAACGGCGTCAATGCGCTGGTCGTGAGCGGAACGGCCACCACGCTGGTAGTCACCGTTCCCCCGGGCCTTCCCGCCCAAACGGTGCCCGTCGTGGTCACCGCGAACGGGGGATCGAGCAACAGTGTCAATTTCACCGCCACCGCAGGGTTTGCAGTGCCGGTCATAAATTCGCTCGACCCGCCGGCTGTGTTGGCCGGCTCCGACACAACGAATGTGACCATCAATGGGGCGAACTTCGGAACAGTTCAGGAGGGCGCCGCAGTTCGGTTCGGAGCGTCGGCAACCACCTTCACGAACCCTGCCTTGCAGGTGGTCAGTTCCACGAAAGCCATTATGACCTTGACGTCGGATCTATTGGGACAGGTTGGAAGCTTCTTTGTGACCTTTGTAAACCCGAGAAACAGTCTGTTCAACGACAACCTATCAAATCCGATGTCCTTCCAGGTGTCGAATCAGATTGCGACCCAGCCGCCGACCATCACCAGTGTCGATCCGACTTCTGCCCACGTGGGAGAACGTGTGACCATTGCCGGAACCAACTTTGATCCGATCAATACGTCTAACAACATCGTCCGGTTCAATGGCGTCCAAGCAGCCTCACTCCTCTCCGCCACCGGGACACAGATTGCAGTCGCTGTACCGGGGGGGGCAACCACAGGGCCGTTGACGGTGACCACGAGTGGATTGACCAGCAATGCTGTGAACTTCACCGTTTTGCTCCCTCTCGCCCTTCGCACCATACCCGTCGGAGCCGCTCCCGCCAAGGTGGCCATCGACCCGGTTCTTAATCAGGCCCTCGTGACCGATAGTAACCCTGGATCGATTTCCTCAGGTGCAACCAACGCCGTCACCTTTGTGGATATCGCGAGCGCGTCTGTACTCACCACGATCTCCGTTGCTGCCGAGAATCCCCTGGGAATCGCTATTTTTGGCCGGCAGGCTTTTGTTGCCAATTTCCCCGGATTGACTCCAACGAGGAACCTGAGTGTTCTCAACCTTGACGCGCGAACCTTCCAGGCCCTGATCGATGTGAGCAGCCTGGGAGGACGCCCGTTCAATCTGGCGGTCGATTCGGCCAATGGCAATGCCGTAATTACGGACAATTCGCTGCATGTGGGCGTGTTAAACTTTGCCACAGGGCAAACTGTTTCATTTCTCGTGAGCACACCGTATGACGTGGCGATATACAACCCCTCTCCCACTGTGGACTGGGCCTTGATTTCGGATTTTTCCGAAGGGAAGCTCGTCATCTTCGATTTGCTCACACAGACCCAAAAGACCACGATTGCCGTGGGACGCAGCCCGCAAGGAATCGCCGTGAATCCCGGCACGGGCCTGGCCGTGGTCGCAAACAGCGGCGATAACACGGTGTCCATTGTTAACCTGAACACGCTGACAGTGGTGGGGACGGTCACCGTTGGATCCAGCCCGAATTACGCGGCGGTGGATACGACGCGTAATCGGGCCGTCGTGACCAACAACCTTGATGGCTCGATCTCGGTGATTGATCTGACAAGCAAGGCCGTCACGGCAACACTTTCGACCGGAGGGAATAACCCCACCGGCGTTGCGATTAGTCCCAATGCCAACCTGGCTCTCGTGACGAACCAGGGCTCCGGCACCCTGGCGTTCATTGCCTTGCCGTAG
- a CDS encoding Gfo/Idh/MocA family oxidoreductase, with protein sequence MPSMPNANIAVVGCGYWGKNLARNFAQLRMLRWISDTNDVALEAQSKLYPDVKITPRFEEVLEDEHIRGVVIATPAVAHYSHAREALLKGKDVFVEKPLSLHYSEGQELVALAESKGAMLMVGHILEYHPAVKLLKAIVHRGELGRIWYLYSNRLNLGKVRQEENILWSFAPHDISVILSLVGREPAAVSAHGGSYLQSGIADVTVTTLLFEDGIKAHIFVSWLHPYKEQKLVIIGERKMAVFDDTVREGKLRIYDKGIEWKLGLPVPRQTAETTLFLEESEPLRLECEHFLDCIRDRSRPLTDGVSALKVLKVLEASHHSLERMGEPVRLDEIEAGVQR encoded by the coding sequence ATGCCATCCATGCCAAATGCGAACATTGCGGTTGTCGGTTGTGGTTACTGGGGCAAGAATCTTGCGAGAAACTTTGCGCAGCTTCGCATGCTCCGCTGGATCTCTGATACAAATGACGTCGCTTTGGAGGCGCAGTCGAAGCTCTATCCCGATGTAAAGATCACTCCCCGGTTCGAGGAGGTCCTGGAGGATGAGCACATTCGCGGCGTGGTGATCGCCACCCCCGCGGTGGCTCATTATTCACACGCACGCGAAGCCCTCTTGAAAGGGAAGGATGTTTTTGTCGAAAAGCCGCTCTCCCTCCACTACTCGGAAGGACAGGAATTGGTTGCCCTGGCAGAGTCGAAGGGCGCTATGCTGATGGTGGGTCACATCCTTGAGTATCATCCGGCGGTGAAACTACTAAAAGCAATCGTCCACCGGGGTGAATTGGGCCGGATCTGGTATCTCTACTCCAATCGGTTGAATCTCGGGAAGGTAAGACAAGAAGAGAACATCCTGTGGAGCTTTGCTCCCCACGATATTTCCGTTATTCTGAGCCTGGTCGGTCGAGAGCCCGCGGCAGTGAGCGCGCATGGAGGCAGTTACCTTCAGTCGGGTATTGCCGATGTCACGGTGACCACACTTCTTTTTGAAGACGGAATCAAGGCGCATATTTTTGTCAGCTGGCTGCATCCTTACAAGGAACAGAAGCTCGTGATCATCGGGGAACGTAAGATGGCGGTGTTTGACGACACGGTGCGCGAGGGCAAATTGAGAATCTATGACAAGGGAATTGAGTGGAAGTTAGGTTTGCCGGTCCCGCGCCAGACGGCGGAGACGACCCTGTTTCTCGAGGAATCGGAGCCCCTCCGGCTTGAGTGCGAACATTTCCTGGATTGTATTCGAGACAGAAGCCGGCCATTAACGGACGGGGTGAGTGCCCTGAAGGTGTTGAAAGTGCTTGAGGCAAGCCATCACTCCCTGGAGCGAATGGGTGAACCCGTGAGGCTCGACGAGATTGAAGCGGGGGTGCAACGCTGA
- a CDS encoding N-acetyltransferase yields MDYFVHPSSFVDEGAEIGSGTKIWHFCHVMPRARIGKNCNLGQNVHVASDVTIGNNVKIQNNVSLYTGVVIEDDAFLGPSMVFTNVINPRSHVSRRGEYQTTLVKRGASIGANATILCGVTLGRYCFVGAGAVVSKDIPEYALVYGNPARIRGWMCQCGIKLSLKADATEGESGCPSCQTRYVMRGVIVRPVEG; encoded by the coding sequence ATGGATTATTTCGTTCATCCGTCCTCTTTTGTGGATGAAGGGGCCGAAATCGGCAGCGGCACGAAGATCTGGCACTTTTGTCATGTCATGCCCCGCGCCCGAATCGGGAAGAACTGCAACCTGGGACAAAACGTGCATGTGGCTTCGGATGTCACCATCGGAAACAACGTAAAGATCCAGAATAATGTGTCTCTCTATACCGGGGTGGTCATTGAAGACGACGCTTTCCTGGGCCCCTCCATGGTCTTTACCAACGTCATCAACCCTCGCAGTCATGTGTCGCGGCGAGGTGAATATCAGACTACCCTGGTCAAGCGGGGTGCTTCGATTGGCGCCAATGCGACCATTCTCTGCGGCGTCACCTTGGGCCGGTACTGCTTTGTAGGTGCCGGCGCCGTCGTGTCAAAGGATATCCCGGAGTACGCCCTGGTCTATGGGAATCCTGCCCGGATCCGAGGGTGGATGTGCCAATGCGGAATCAAGCTGTCGTTGAAGGCGGACGCGACGGAGGGGGAGTCGGGCTGTCCGAGCTGTCAGACACGGTACGTGATGCGAGGTGTAATCGTGCGGCCCGTAGAAGGGTAA
- a CDS encoding NAD-dependent epimerase/dehydratase family protein, with protein MADLDRFKDQRVLVTGGAGFVGCNIVRRLLSTGASVIVLDDFYTGKEDNLPIGHPKLEVVRGSVTDFDLVRRVVKASDLVIHEAARNIIVSMRNPREDFEVNIGGTLNVLMAVREAGIRRMVYASSASIYGNPRYLPINEEDSANMLTPYSVSKFAGENYCKAFYESYGTSAAVVRYSNVYGIAQRPDNPYCGVVAKFFESAMAGEPLHVHGDGQQTRDFTFVEDVTEATLLAVLSPKAEGQVYNVATGHEASINQLARLIIEVTGNRVALDFVDRRDIDNIRRRVLNIEKIRRDLRWIPSVTLEQGLRRTYQWLQENKRPEAGSRKPETRRRNPKARGRKSEVGKK; from the coding sequence ATGGCTGACCTTGACCGATTCAAAGATCAACGCGTCCTCGTGACAGGGGGCGCCGGGTTTGTCGGATGCAACATCGTCCGGAGGTTGTTGAGCACCGGAGCGTCGGTGATTGTTCTTGACGACTTTTATACCGGGAAGGAGGACAATCTTCCCATCGGTCATCCCAAGCTTGAGGTCGTGCGCGGCAGTGTGACCGATTTCGATCTCGTTCGCCGTGTGGTCAAAGCCTCCGACCTGGTGATCCACGAAGCGGCCCGCAACATCATCGTTTCGATGCGCAACCCGAGGGAGGATTTTGAGGTGAACATCGGCGGGACCCTCAACGTGCTCATGGCGGTACGGGAGGCCGGCATCCGCCGCATGGTTTATGCATCGTCGGCATCCATTTATGGGAACCCCCGATACCTTCCGATCAACGAGGAAGATTCCGCGAATATGCTGACGCCCTACTCCGTCTCCAAGTTTGCCGGCGAGAATTATTGCAAGGCCTTTTATGAGAGTTATGGCACTTCCGCCGCGGTGGTCCGCTATTCCAATGTTTACGGCATCGCCCAGCGCCCTGACAATCCCTATTGCGGGGTGGTGGCGAAGTTCTTCGAATCGGCGATGGCCGGTGAGCCCCTGCATGTCCACGGGGATGGCCAGCAGACACGCGACTTCACTTTTGTGGAGGACGTGACGGAGGCAACCTTGTTGGCGGTGCTTTCACCGAAAGCCGAAGGCCAGGTGTACAACGTGGCCACGGGGCATGAAGCGTCAATCAACCAACTGGCCCGCCTGATCATCGAGGTGACCGGTAATCGCGTCGCGCTGGATTTTGTGGACCGGCGCGACATCGACAATATCCGCCGCCGTGTGCTGAATATCGAAAAGATTCGCCGTGATCTCCGCTGGATTCCCTCCGTGACTCTGGAACAGGGGCTGCGGCGCACCTATCAATGGCTGCAGGAGAACAAGAGGCCGGAGGCCGGAAGCCGGAAGCCAGAAACCAGACGCCGGAATCCCAAAGCCAGAGGTCGGAAGTCAGAAGTCGGAAAGAAATGA
- a CDS encoding glycosyltransferase family 2 protein: MTEQTMRVLCVAPAWNEGERITRVVSAIPRDVAEAVVVVDDGSSDDTAERARAAGATVLRHDQNRGVGAAIRSGIDFALKEGYDIVVIVSGGGKTPPQQIPRLLAPLLKGEAELVQGSRYTAGGDFVRMPLKRRIGTRAYTGLFSLLLGHRITDASSGFRAMRLSLFEDRRIDLWQDWLDRYELEPYLLFKAVRLRHKVIEVPVTIEYPQKGDRLAYTKMRAIVDWWRIFRPALYLALGVKR; this comes from the coding sequence ATGACAGAACAAACAATGCGCGTGCTCTGCGTTGCGCCGGCATGGAATGAGGGGGAACGAATCACGCGGGTTGTCAGCGCGATTCCGCGGGATGTTGCGGAAGCCGTTGTCGTGGTGGATGACGGGTCATCCGATGATACGGCCGAACGAGCCAGGGCTGCAGGCGCCACCGTCCTCCGTCATGATCAGAACCGTGGCGTCGGCGCCGCCATCCGGAGTGGAATTGATTTCGCCCTCAAAGAGGGCTATGACATTGTGGTGATCGTGTCCGGAGGTGGAAAGACCCCGCCCCAGCAGATCCCGAGGCTGCTGGCCCCCTTGCTGAAGGGAGAGGCCGAACTCGTGCAGGGGTCGCGCTATACCGCGGGCGGTGACTTTGTCCGAATGCCGTTGAAGAGGCGGATTGGGACGCGCGCCTACACGGGGTTGTTTTCGCTTCTCCTCGGCCATCGCATTACGGACGCCTCCAGCGGGTTCCGGGCGATGCGTCTCTCCTTGTTCGAGGACCGCCGGATTGATCTTTGGCAGGACTGGCTTGACCGCTACGAGCTCGAACCCTATCTGCTTTTCAAGGCGGTGCGTCTTCGGCATAAAGTGATCGAAGTGCCCGTGACGATCGAGTATCCGCAGAAAGGTGACCGCCTGGCCTATACCAAGATGCGCGCGATCGTCGACTGGTGGCGGATTTTTCGGCCCGCGCTGTATCTCGCTCTCGGCGTGAAACGGTGA